The Diaminobutyricimonas aerilata nucleotide sequence TGCTCCACAACAGCGGATACCGAATGGAGACGATCCGCGGGAAACCGCACCTCCTCGCACCACCCCACATCGACCCCCACCAACGCTGGCGACCACTCGGCCGACAACGGGCCACCCGAACACCCGCCACCGCCGCACGCTCCGGGTGAGTAACCGGTCGCTGGCCCGGCGAAGCGATGGGTCGTACGGGGTGTTCCCTTCGACAAGCTCAGGGAACGGGGCGATCGCTGAGCCTGTCGAAGCGTGTCGCACGCACGCTTCCCTTCGACAGGCCGAGGGAAACCAGCACGGTCGCTGAGCCTGTCAAAGCGACGGGTCGCACGTGCTGTTCCCTTCGACAAGCTCAGGGAACGCAACCGGTCGCTGAGCCGGTCGAAGCGACCGGGTTGTGCGTGGTGTTCCGTTCGACAGGCTCAGGGAACGCAACCGGTCGCTGAGCCTGTCGAAGCGACGGTGTTCCCTTCGACAAGCTCAGGGAACGCAACACGGTCACTGTGTTTGTCGAAGCGACCGGGTTGTGCGTGGTGTTCCCTTCGACAGGCTCAGGGAACGGACACGCGCCGACCGCGGGTCAGGCGGTCGTGCGGGCGAGGGCGGGTGCGAGCAGGTGGTCGAGCGCCGCGTCGAGCAGCCGCGCGCCCTCCGGCGTCACCAACCACGGCGACAACGCGTCGCCGGCGAGGAAGAACGCCACCCGCTCGGCGCGGCCGTCGGCAGCGGGATATCGCACGATCACCGGACGCTGCTCCGCCACCGTGCGCGCCACGACCACGCCGCCCGGAAGGGGCACCGACGACGTCATGAAACCGGGACCGCGGTACACCCGCACCCGACCGGTGGACCCGGCCGCGAGCGGATCGTCCGCCGCCACCACTTCGACGGTCTCCTGAGTGACGAGTTCTGCATCACCGGTCGCCATCCCCAACTCGCGCAGGTGCGCCCACGCGAGCACCGGCACGCCCGGCGTCGCGGCGGCGAGAACCTGGTCGCGATCGCTGTCGCGCATGACGACGACGAGATCGGGCGTTTCGCCGGCCGCTGCGGCTCCGACCCGCAGACCGCGCGCCCGCAGCGCGTCGAGCAGGGCCAGCTCACCCGGCCGCGGTTGCGGTCGGTACAGCACGTGCACGAGGGGGCCGTCGCCCTCCGCTTCCGGGAGTGCGCCCGCGCGGCGCAGCGTCTCGCGGATGAACGGCGGCAGCACCGGCCGGAGCACCCCGGCGTAGTGCTCCTCGGCGTCGCGCAGCAGCGCGGCGACACGTTCCGCGTCACCCGACCCGCGGAGCAGCCGCACCGCCGCGCGGGCCGCCTCCGCGATCGACGCCCCGGACCGCAGCCACGGGTCGAGCGCCCGGGCGAGCGGGGTGGTGGCGTCCACGCGGCGGGGAGCCGCGGCGAGCGCGTCGAGCGTGTCGACCAGACCGATCGCGGGCGTGTCCTCGAGTTCCGCGTGCAGCTGCTCCGTGAGCCTCGGCGCCTGCGGCGCCGACGGCGGCCACGCGCTCAGAGCTGCGACGAGCGGGCGCAGTGCCTCCGCATCCGCGCCGGCCACCGCGTGGAGCGCGCGCTCGGCGGAGGACGCCTCGTCGAACGACTCCGGATTCCATGCCCACTCGGCGGCGCTCGCGATCGCGAACTTCGACGGCTCGTACTCGACCATCGGGTTGACGCTGATGCCGCGCAACGCCGAGCCGACCACATCCGTCGTGCGACCCTGCAGCGGTCCCAGAAAGAGCCGCGTGCGGTCGAAGTCGTTGACCGGGTAGTTGTCCCACAGCAGCAGGGGCCGCCCGTAGCTCGCCGCGGCCGCATCGATGTGGTCGCGGGTGACCTCGCCGACGACGATGTCGTGCCCGGTCCACCACACGAGCGTGTTCTCGGGCAGGGTCTCCCGCAGCCGATCGCGGTAGAGCGACGGGTCGATGCCCGCGTAGTCCATCGGCACCATGAGCACGGGGTCGGTCACTCCGTGCGGTTCGAGGAACTCCCGCTGGAACATCGCGCACGTCGCGCCGTGCGCGGCGCCGAGGGAACCGGCATCGTCGCCGAAGTGCGCGAGGTCGGGCGGATGACTCAGCTCCGGTTCGACGTCGTCGAAGAGCAGCGCGATCGAACGGATGCCGATGGACCACAACTGCTCCGCCTTCGCGAGCAGAGCGGCATGATCAGCCGGGTCGGAGAATCGCATCGTGACGGCCGGGTGCAGCGCGTACACGAAGTCGACGCCGTGGCGGGCGGCGGCGCGCACGAGTTCCGCGAGTCGGTTGAGCTCGTCCGGCGGATACGGCTCCCGCCAGCGCAACCGGTGGAACGGGTCGTCCTTCGGCGCGTACACGTAGCTGTTGAGCTTCATCCGCTCCGAGAACGCCATCAGGTCGATCCGCTGCTCGTGCGTCCACGGGTCGCCGTAGAAGCCCTCGATCACCCCGCGGCGGGGCAGCGTCGGCCAGTCGATGATCGTGAGCGCCTCGACGCTCTCGCCCAGCTCGGCGAGGGTCACCCGGGCATGGCGTTCCCCCGCCTCGTCGGCCGCGACGATCCTCACGCCGTCGGGGGAGACGACGAGCGCGTACCCCTCCGGCGGCAGGTCCGTGTGACCGGAACGACCGGAGCGCTCGACGGAGAGGGGCTGTTCGGCGAGGCGCACGACCGGTCCGTCGACGGTGATCAGGCGCGGGCGGGGGAGCAGGGAATCCGCCGTCCCCCCACTCGGGGTCTGCATGTGTGGCAACGTTACCAGATAGGCTTGTCGGCATGTCTCTGACGACAGCGACGAAGCCCGCTCAGCTGAGTACGACCGCCACCGGCATCCTCGTCACCGGCGAGGACTACCGCTTCGCGATCGAGTACACCAACGACGTCTTCGCGCGTTCCCCGTACGCCAAGCTCGGCGACCGCGACGGTCTCAATTGGAGCGACCTCAACCTCATCAGCTCGGCGCATACCGCCGGGCTCCCGGATGAAGTGCTCGAATACGGTCGGCCCGTCGCCGAGCAGTTCGACGACCGCGTCGTCATCACGCTCGATGTGCGCAGCACCGCGTGGGAACAGCACCGTCTCACCATCGTGTGCACCGCGCGCACGGTGGCGTTCACCGTGACCGTCACCGGATCCGGTCGTCTCACCGACCTCGTGTTGTTCGGCGGATCGGCGAGCACCGAACACGGCGCGACGGGCGTGTTCCGCTCGCGCATCGACTTCGCGAGCGTGCTCGTACCGGTACCGACCGAGCCCGTGCAGGTGGTGCGTCCGGCGCGCTCCTCCGCCGTGCTCGGCGCGATCGGCGACGCCGACCCCGGCCGGCTGAACGGCATCTTCTCGCCGCCGCCGCTCGCCTTCGGACTCGCGCGGGAACTCGCCGAGGGGCCGACGGATGTGCCCGGCGGGCAATGGCTCGGCATGTGGGTGCGCGAGGCGGTCGAGCGGCTCACCTTCACCGCCGTGCGCTACGAGCCGATCGACGGCGGATTCCACCTGCGCTTCAGCTACGAGGGTCACACGATCGTCGACGGCGAGTGGACCTCGCCGACCGTCGTGTTCCGTCACGCGGACGGCGGATGGGCGGTGCTCGAGGACTACCGCGCCGACCTCGTCGACCACGGATCCGCGCCCGAGGCCGCTCCGGAGGTCGCCGACTGGTGGCTCGAACCGATCTTCTGCGGATGGGGCGCGCAATGCGCGCGCGCCATGCACCTGCTGCGCGAGGTGCCGGATCCCACCGCCGATACCGAGGCGGAGTCGCCCGAGGAGGAGAACCTCGTCGTGCGGGCCGCGCCGAGCTTCGCGCGGCAGGACGTCTACGACGAGTTCCGGCTCACCCTCGAGCTCAACGACCTGCGTCCCGGCACGATCGTCATCGACGACCGCTGGCAGGCCGAGTACGGCACCGCGACGGTGGACGAGGAGCACTGGCCCGACCTCAAGGGCTGGATCGCCGACCGGCACCGCGAAGGCGTGAAAGTGCTGCTGTGGTGGAAGGCGTGGGATCCCGAGGGGCTCCCCGCGGACGAATGCGTCACGGATGCGGCCGGCCGGCCCATCGCGGTCGACCCGGCGAATCCTGCCTACCTCGAGCGACTCGAGCGCATCGTCGCGCACCTGCTCTCCGCCGACGGGCTCGACGCCGACGGATTCAAGGTCGACTTCACCCAGCGCACCCCCACCGGGCAGACGCTGCGCGGTCACGACGGCGTGTGGGGCATCGCCGCACTGCACCGTCTGCTCGACGTGCTCTACCGCTCGGCGAAGACGACGAAACCCGACGCCCTCGTGATCTGCCACACCGTGCATCCGTCGTTCGGGGACGTGGCCGACATGATCCGTCTCAACGACGTGCTCGAGAGGGACATCCACGGCGAGCGCGTCTCCGTCGTGTCGCAACTCGCGTTCCGGCATGCGGTCGCGACGCGCGCCCTGCCCGAGCATCCGATCGACACCGACCAGTGGCCGATGCCGAACCGGGAGCAGTGGCTCGACTACGTCGCCGCGCAAGGCTCGCTCGGCGTGCCGGCGCTCTACTACCTCGAGAGCATCGACCGCTCCGGTGAGCGCATCCATGCCGAGGACCTCGCCGCCGTGGCCGAGAGCTGGGCGGACTACCGGAAGGCGCTGCGCGCATGACGTCCCTCCCCGTCGGGGTTCCCGCGGTCGAGACCGTGCGTCCCGGCGTGCACCTCGTGCGCGACACCTGCAACGTGTACCTCGTCGAGGCCGTGCCGGATGCCGACGGCCGCCGTACGGCGATCGCCATCGACTTCGGTGCGGGGGCGGTGCTCGACGTGCTCGCCGACCTCGGCATCGACCGGATCACCGACGTGCTGATGACCCACCACCACCGCGATCAGGGGCAGGGGCTGCCGCGCGCCGTCGAGCACGGGGCACGCATCCACGTGCCCCCGGTCGAGGTCGACCTCTTCGCCGACGTCGAGCAGATGTGGCTCGGCCGCCAGTTCGACAACGACTACAACACCCGCCAGGACCGCTTCTCGCTGCTGGAGTCGGTGCCCGTCGCCGGCACCGTGCCCGAATACCGCACCGCCGAGTTCGGCGGCGTCGAGGTGCACACCATCCCCACCCCCGGCCACACCGTCGGCTCGGTCAGCTACCTCGTCGATCGCGGCGGCGAACGGCTCGCCTTCACCGGCGACCTCATCTACGCGCCCGGCAAGGTGTGGTCGCTCGCCGCGAGCCAGTGGTCGTACACGCACCACGAGGGGCCGGCGATGACGGTGATCTCGACACTCCTGCTGCGCGACGAGCACGTCGACGTGCTGCTGCCCTCTCACGGGCAGGTGATGACGGATGCGCACGGCGCTCTGGCTGCGCTGCACCGGTCGATGCAGCGCTACGTCGACAGCCGGCGCTGGTACCCCTGGGACCTCGAGGACCGCTTGCGCGTGCCCTGGGTGCGCATCAGCGAGCACCTGCTCATCAACCGGTCGAGCAACGCGACGGGCTACGCCCTGCTGTCGAGGACCGGCGAGGCGCTGCTCATCGACTACGGCTACGACATGACCACCGGACTTCCGGCCGGCACCGACCGGTCCGCCCGGCGGCCGTGGCTCGCCTCGCTCCCCGCGCTCAAGAAGCAGTTCGGGGTGACGAAGATCAGCGTCGTGCTCGCGACGCACTACCACGACGACCACATCGCCGGCATGCCGCTGCTGCGCGAGGTGGAGGGCACGGAGGTGTGGACGCCCGAGAACGTGGCGCCCATCCTCGCCGACCCGATGCGCTACGACCTGCCGTGCCTCTGGTTCGAACCGATCCCCTCCGACCGCGTGCTGCCGCTCGAGCAGTCGGTGCGCTGGAACGAGTACGAGATCGGCGTGCACGAAGAGGCCGGGCACACGCTCTACCAGGCGGCGTTCTCGCTGCGGGTCGACGGCATGACGGTGATGTTCACCGGCGACCAGCAGGAGAACCTGGGTGTCCCGGGGGACCGGCGCGAGATCCTCAACTACCAGTACCGCAACCGGTTCCGCATCGACGACTACGCCAAGAGCGCTGACCTCTACCGGCGGATCGGGCCGGGACTCCTCGCGAGCGGGCACTGGGAGCCACGCTGGGTCGAACCGGGGTACCTCGACTACCTCGCCCACGAGGGTCGCGAGCTCATCGCCCTGCACGAGGAGCTGCTGCCGCTCGACGAGTTCGCGATGGACGCCGACAGCGTCTTCGCCCGGGCGACCCCCTACCGTTCCCGCACCGCGCGCGGCGCCGATGTGGTCTACACGCTCGATGTGCGAAATCCTCACCCTCATGACGCGGATGTGCGGGTCGAGACGGTCGCTCCACTAGGCTGGCGCTCACCACGGGAGCCGATCGTGCACCGCGTCGCCGCGGGCGGCACGGCAGGGATCGAGATCGTGGTCGGAGCACCGGCCGAGCCGACGCGACGGGCGCGCATCGCGTTCGACGTGACGATCGGAGATCTCCGACTCGGTCAGCATGCGGAGGCTCTCGTCGACGTGGAATAGGGGTGGCAATGGGCGACGCGACGCCGACGGACGCGATCTCGCTGCCCCCTCTGCGCCGCGCCACCATCAAGGAGGTCGCCGAGGCCGCCGGGGTGTCACGGTCCACCGCGTCGCGGGCGCTCGCCGGCAACGGCTACGTCGCCGCTCACGTGCGCGAACGGGTGCGCGAAGCCGCCCGCGAGCTCGGGTACGTCGTCGACGCCACGGCGCGCAGCCTCAAGCAGCAGTCCAGCCGCCTGATCGGCGTGCTCGTCTCGGACCTGCGCAACAGCTTCTACGCCGACCTCGCCTTCGGCGCCGGCCGCGCCGCCCGCCGCAACGGCTACACGATGATGCTCATCGACGACGGCGGCATCCCCGACGACGAACTGGAGGCGGCGGAGGCGTTCGTCGCGCTGCGGGTCGCCGGCGTCGTCGGCACACCCGTCTCCGGGCACCTCGCCGACTTCCTCGTCCGTCAGCGCACGCCCATGGTCGAGGTCGACCGCCAGTTCGCGGAGGGCCGCGGCGACGCGGTCGTCGTCGACAACCGGGCCGCCGCGCGGGCCACGACCGAGCACCTGCTCGAGCTCGGTCACCGCCGCATCGCGTTGTTCATCGACGAGACGGACTGGACGACCGGCCGCGACCGGCACGAGGGGTACGCCGACGCGCTGCGCGCCGCCGGCATCGAGCTCGACGGCACCCTCGTCGTGCCGACCGGATGGGACGTCGACGCCGCGCATTCGGCCGCGCACCAGCTGCTGCAGACCGACCGGCGTCCCACGGCGATCTTCGCCGCCAACAACGTGCTCGCGGAGGGCGCCTGGCGCGCCGCCGCCGACCTCGGTCTCGCCGTGCCCGACGACCTGAGCCTCGTCTCGTTCGACGACGCCCCGTGGATGAGCATGGTGAGCCCCGGCGTGACCGCCGTCGTGCAGGACGCGGCGGCACTGGGCGAGGCGGCGATCGAGACGCTGCTCGAGCGGATCGCCGAACCCGGCGCGGCTCCGCGCTCGGTCGTGCTGCCCGCGCAGATCCGCCACCGCGGCTCCACGGCGTCCCCGCGCGCCTGACCGACCCGCGACGTCGCGACGGCTCTCCTAGCCCTGCTCGATGCGCAGGAGGTTGCCCGCGGGGTCGCGCACGGCGGCGTCGCGAACGCCCCAGAACTGGTCCGTCGGCTCCTGCACGACATCGGCGGCGGGCGAGGCGACGACCTTGTCGAAGGTGGCGACGAGGTCGTCGGAGCGGAACTGCACCATGCCGAGCTCACCCTTGGCGAGCAGGGCGGCGAGGGCGTCGCCGTCCTCCTTCGATCGGCCGGCCTGCGGCTGGGAGAGGACGATCTGGATCTCGGGCTGGCTCGCGGTGGCCAGGGTGATCCAGCGGAATCCGTCGTTCTCGACCTCGTTGGTCACCGTGAGGCCGAGCACGTCGCGGTAGAAGGCGGCGGCGGCGTCGGGGTCGTCGACGTAAATGTGCACGTGGCTGATCGATACGGTCATGTCAGCGACACTAGGCCGGTGCCGCGAGCGCTGCTTCTCCGATCCTGCTCTCTTCGCTCCGCCGCGCCGCGTCGGTCTTCCGGGGTCGCGTGAGCTTCATCGCGTGGCAACCGGAGACCG carries:
- a CDS encoding MBL fold metallo-hydrolase; protein product: MTSLPVGVPAVETVRPGVHLVRDTCNVYLVEAVPDADGRRTAIAIDFGAGAVLDVLADLGIDRITDVLMTHHHRDQGQGLPRAVEHGARIHVPPVEVDLFADVEQMWLGRQFDNDYNTRQDRFSLLESVPVAGTVPEYRTAEFGGVEVHTIPTPGHTVGSVSYLVDRGGERLAFTGDLIYAPGKVWSLAASQWSYTHHEGPAMTVISTLLLRDEHVDVLLPSHGQVMTDAHGALAALHRSMQRYVDSRRWYPWDLEDRLRVPWVRISEHLLINRSSNATGYALLSRTGEALLIDYGYDMTTGLPAGTDRSARRPWLASLPALKKQFGVTKISVVLATHYHDDHIAGMPLLREVEGTEVWTPENVAPILADPMRYDLPCLWFEPIPSDRVLPLEQSVRWNEYEIGVHEEAGHTLYQAAFSLRVDGMTVMFTGDQQENLGVPGDRREILNYQYRNRFRIDDYAKSADLYRRIGPGLLASGHWEPRWVEPGYLDYLAHEGRELIALHEELLPLDEFAMDADSVFARATPYRSRTARGADVVYTLDVRNPHPHDADVRVETVAPLGWRSPREPIVHRVAAGGTAGIEIVVGAPAEPTRRARIAFDVTIGDLRLGQHAEALVDVE
- a CDS encoding protein O-GlcNAcase, whose translation is MQTPSGGTADSLLPRPRLITVDGPVVRLAEQPLSVERSGRSGHTDLPPEGYALVVSPDGVRIVAADEAGERHARVTLAELGESVEALTIIDWPTLPRRGVIEGFYGDPWTHEQRIDLMAFSERMKLNSYVYAPKDDPFHRLRWREPYPPDELNRLAELVRAAARHGVDFVYALHPAVTMRFSDPADHAALLAKAEQLWSIGIRSIALLFDDVEPELSHPPDLAHFGDDAGSLGAAHGATCAMFQREFLEPHGVTDPVLMVPMDYAGIDPSLYRDRLRETLPENTLVWWTGHDIVVGEVTRDHIDAAAASYGRPLLLWDNYPVNDFDRTRLFLGPLQGRTTDVVGSALRGISVNPMVEYEPSKFAIASAAEWAWNPESFDEASSAERALHAVAGADAEALRPLVAALSAWPPSAPQAPRLTEQLHAELEDTPAIGLVDTLDALAAAPRRVDATTPLARALDPWLRSGASIAEAARAAVRLLRGSGDAERVAALLRDAEEHYAGVLRPVLPPFIRETLRRAGALPEAEGDGPLVHVLYRPQPRPGELALLDALRARGLRVGAAAAGETPDLVVVMRDSDRDQVLAAATPGVPVLAWAHLRELGMATGDAELVTQETVEVVAADDPLAAGSTGRVRVYRGPGFMTSSVPLPGGVVVARTVAEQRPVIVRYPAADGRAERVAFFLAGDALSPWLVTPEGARLLDAALDHLLAPALARTTA
- a CDS encoding VOC family protein, with product MTVSISHVHIYVDDPDAAAAFYRDVLGLTVTNEVENDGFRWITLATASQPEIQIVLSQPQAGRSKEDGDALAALLAKGELGMVQFRSDDLVATFDKVVASPAADVVQEPTDQFWGVRDAAVRDPAGNLLRIEQG
- a CDS encoding LacI family DNA-binding transcriptional regulator, giving the protein MGDATPTDAISLPPLRRATIKEVAEAAGVSRSTASRALAGNGYVAAHVRERVREAARELGYVVDATARSLKQQSSRLIGVLVSDLRNSFYADLAFGAGRAARRNGYTMMLIDDGGIPDDELEAAEAFVALRVAGVVGTPVSGHLADFLVRQRTPMVEVDRQFAEGRGDAVVVDNRAAARATTEHLLELGHRRIALFIDETDWTTGRDRHEGYADALRAAGIELDGTLVVPTGWDVDAAHSAAHQLLQTDRRPTAIFAANNVLAEGAWRAAADLGLAVPDDLSLVSFDDAPWMSMVSPGVTAVVQDAAALGEAAIETLLERIAEPGAAPRSVVLPAQIRHRGSTASPRA